The proteins below come from a single Limosilactobacillus reuteri genomic window:
- a CDS encoding DnaD domain protein: MARVKKIKIKGFTIIDNDIINDPRMHLKALGLFAYMWSKPDDWQFYISEIATHFKDGESAVSSAMKELMELGYLKRTQNRKDGKFSTYDYVLQEIPKPENHSSVPKGDLPKPEKPKSEKPIPENQGLLITDNTNTDLNNTNKLLADAQHSFQEITTLWQNNWGFPNGIAQQDLTEWSKEFGNDLVYYCVEFALRHNVTARGADPYLNRKLSDYRKQGIKTVQAAIESDQRHEQQMSREYQQKSVSRKRQPINEGLPGWFKKQQKQEEQPNKRHYERIDDSGDPMPHD, from the coding sequence ATGGCACGAGTTAAGAAGATTAAGATTAAAGGCTTCACGATCATTGACAATGACATAATCAATGATCCAAGAATGCATCTTAAAGCCTTAGGCCTCTTTGCGTATATGTGGAGTAAGCCAGATGATTGGCAATTTTACATCAGTGAGATTGCTACACATTTTAAAGATGGTGAATCAGCTGTAAGCAGTGCAATGAAAGAGTTAATGGAACTTGGCTATTTGAAGCGAACTCAAAATCGAAAAGACGGTAAATTCTCAACGTATGATTATGTTCTCCAAGAAATACCGAAACCAGAAAATCACAGTTCGGTACCGAAAGGCGATTTACCGAAACCAGAAAAACCGAAATCGGAAAAACCGATTCCGGAAAATCAAGGACTACTAATCACTGATAACACTAATACTGATTTAAATAATACTAATAAGCTGTTAGCTGATGCACAGCATTCCTTCCAGGAAATCACCACCCTTTGGCAAAATAATTGGGGATTCCCTAATGGGATTGCTCAACAAGATTTAACTGAGTGGAGTAAGGAATTTGGTAATGACCTTGTTTATTACTGTGTTGAGTTTGCTTTGAGACACAATGTAACAGCGAGAGGTGCAGATCCCTACCTTAACAGGAAGCTCAGCGACTATCGAAAACAAGGAATTAAGACCGTACAAGCTGCTATTGAGTCTGATCAACGTCACGAGCAACAAATGAGCCGTGAATATCAGCAAAAGAGTGTCTCACGTAAACGTCAACCAATTAACGAAGGCTTGCCAGGGTGGTTCAAAAAGCAACAAAAGCAAGAAGAACAGCCTAATAAACGGCACTACGAAAGAATTGATGATAGTGGGGATCCGATGCCACATGACTAA
- a CDS encoding PD-(D/E)XK nuclease-like domain-containing protein: protein MKLTADNYYSHETDWQYMSVSLFKDFEKCEARTLAKLKEDWQPVSSPVPLLVGNYVHSYFESAKSHQDFIEANKKELMTRPTKTNPNGHLRAEFKGANSMIQTLQADDMFNYFYAPGDKEVIVTGEIDGYLWKGKIDSLVLDKGYFCDLKTVDDIHKGHWNADEHRYMPFIQDREYDLQMAVYRELIKQTFGKECQPFIFAISKQTPPDKMAIDFNGVDDDYQMQADLDKVKELQPHFWKVMTGEEEPVHCGKCDYCRETKMLSGFIHASEIEV, encoded by the coding sequence ATGAAGCTGACAGCTGATAATTACTACTCTCATGAGACCGATTGGCAATACATGAGCGTGTCACTATTCAAGGACTTTGAAAAATGCGAAGCTCGTACCTTAGCCAAGCTCAAAGAGGACTGGCAACCTGTATCTAGCCCTGTGCCACTTCTTGTTGGTAACTATGTTCACTCGTACTTTGAGAGTGCTAAAAGCCATCAAGACTTTATCGAAGCTAATAAAAAAGAACTAATGACTCGACCTACTAAAACTAATCCTAACGGCCACCTCAGAGCCGAATTCAAGGGCGCTAACAGCATGATCCAAACGTTGCAAGCCGATGATATGTTCAATTACTTCTACGCTCCAGGCGACAAGGAAGTAATCGTAACAGGTGAGATTGACGGCTACTTGTGGAAAGGCAAGATTGACAGCCTTGTGCTTGATAAAGGGTATTTCTGTGATTTGAAGACAGTAGATGATATCCACAAGGGGCACTGGAATGCTGATGAACATAGATATATGCCATTTATTCAAGACCGAGAATATGACCTGCAAATGGCGGTCTACCGTGAACTTATCAAGCAGACCTTTGGTAAAGAGTGTCAGCCATTTATCTTTGCAATCAGCAAGCAGACACCACCAGATAAGATGGCAATTGATTTTAACGGCGTTGATGATGATTACCAAATGCAAGCCGATTTAGACAAGGTAAAGGAATTACAACCGCATTTCTGGAAAGTGATGACTGGAGAAGAAGAACCTGTTCATTGTGGCAAATGTGATTACTGCCGTGAAACGAAGATGTTAAGTGGATTTATACACGCAAGTGAAATCGAGGTATAA
- a CDS encoding recombinase RecT, whose product MNNQVTKVTVNPKSITDDVLDRVNEMKEKDGFLLPKGYSAENALKSAYLVLQGVKDRNKRPALEVCTRPSIANTLLNMVIQGLSPAKTQCYFIVYGNELQMQRSYFGTVAVLKRLDSVKNITAQVVHEGDKFEIGSDENFQTVVKEFQPSIENQDKEIAYAFARIFKNDGTYVDTIMTKKEIDQSWSQTRQKNNKVQQNFSQEMAKRTVLNRAAKMFINTSDDSDLLTGAINDTTSNEYDDERRDVTPENNEHQQTTKELLDGFNKSQEAKAKGVKQDGNSNEEQEANGEEVADGQTELFNEGTIKPADEADS is encoded by the coding sequence ATGAATAATCAAGTAACTAAGGTAACAGTCAATCCGAAAAGTATTACTGATGATGTACTTGATCGAGTTAATGAGATGAAAGAGAAGGACGGCTTCTTGCTTCCTAAAGGGTACAGCGCCGAAAATGCTCTTAAATCTGCTTATCTCGTGCTTCAAGGCGTAAAAGATCGTAACAAGAGACCAGCACTAGAAGTATGTACAAGGCCATCAATTGCCAACACATTACTTAACATGGTAATTCAAGGCTTAAGTCCTGCTAAAACGCAGTGCTACTTCATTGTGTACGGTAACGAGCTTCAAATGCAGCGCTCCTATTTTGGTACAGTTGCCGTTCTTAAACGACTAGATAGTGTTAAGAATATTACAGCTCAAGTTGTGCATGAAGGCGATAAGTTTGAGATTGGCTCTGATGAGAACTTCCAAACAGTTGTTAAAGAGTTCCAACCAAGTATCGAAAATCAAGATAAAGAGATTGCCTATGCTTTTGCACGGATATTCAAGAATGACGGAACCTATGTTGACACTATCATGACTAAAAAGGAAATTGACCAGTCGTGGTCACAAACACGTCAAAAGAACAACAAGGTGCAACAGAATTTTAGTCAAGAAATGGCAAAGCGTACTGTGCTTAATCGTGCCGCTAAGATGTTTATTAACACGTCTGATGATAGTGACCTATTGACTGGTGCTATTAACGATACTACAAGCAACGAATACGATGATGAGCGCCGAGACGTAACACCAGAAAATAACGAACATCAGCAAACGACGAAAGAACTGCTTGATGGATTTAACAAGTCACAAGAAGCGAAGGCTAAGGGGGTAAAGCAAGATGGCAACAGCAACGAAGAGCAAGAAGCGAACGGCGAAGAAGTCGCAGACGGACAAACAGAACTCTTCAACGAAGGGACAATCAAGCCAGCTGATGAAGCTGACAGCTGA
- a CDS encoding DUF2513 domain-containing protein codes for MRLDPDCIRDILVVVEDNTDFSKVATTGDFIESGIVQKYNMNTIAYHIRQADEAGLLLGVTFCLGGDFLIQDLSPEGHKFLADIREDKNWAKTKAIASKVGSTSLNALASIATNVISAAINQRLGL; via the coding sequence ATGCGGTTAGATCCTGACTGTATCAGAGATATATTAGTTGTCGTCGAAGATAATACCGACTTCTCAAAAGTAGCTACTACTGGAGATTTTATTGAATCCGGAATTGTTCAAAAATATAACATGAACACTATTGCATATCATATTCGGCAAGCTGATGAAGCCGGTTTATTGCTAGGGGTAACTTTTTGTCTTGGGGGCGATTTTTTAATTCAAGATCTTTCGCCAGAAGGCCATAAATTCTTAGCAGATATTCGTGAAGATAAGAATTGGGCTAAGACAAAAGCCATAGCTAGCAAAGTAGGCTCAACATCATTAAATGCTTTAGCCTCAATAGCAACTAATGTTATCTCGGCAGCCATCAATCAACGTCTAGGCCTTTGA
- a CDS encoding sigma factor-like helix-turn-helix DNA-binding protein encodes MSNLTYGERMAIQLLRNKKAGLQPSTQQAIAQKFGLSKMYVSSIIAEKQHGEKSNAWRKKFAAYAGMES; translated from the coding sequence ATGTCAAATCTTACTTATGGAGAGCGAATGGCGATTCAACTATTAAGAAATAAAAAAGCTGGTCTCCAGCCTTCGACGCAACAAGCCATAGCCCAAAAATTTGGCCTTTCAAAGATGTATGTCAGTTCTATCATTGCTGAAAAGCAGCATGGCGAGAAATCGAATGCATGGAGAAAAAAGTTTGCAGCATATGCAGGGATGGAAAGCTAA
- a CDS encoding helix-turn-helix domain-containing protein, which yields MNLAQRIKQLASNRGITIAELERKTGISNGQISKWNVRSPKTENLEKVAKYLGVSLDYLTGNSDSKKTADLADKDTVFTYEGREIPPEDLEYMKRLLRGDEE from the coding sequence ATGAATTTAGCGCAAAGAATAAAACAGTTAGCAAGTAATCGTGGAATTACTATTGCTGAGTTAGAACGCAAAACTGGAATATCTAATGGTCAAATCTCTAAATGGAATGTTAGGTCTCCAAAAACTGAAAATCTTGAGAAAGTCGCTAAATATCTTGGAGTGTCTCTAGATTATTTAACCGGTAACTCGGATAGCAAAAAAACAGCTGACCTCGCAGATAAAGATACTGTGTTTACATATGAAGGGAGGGAAATTCCGCCTGAAGATTTAGAATACATGAAACGTTTATTGCGTGGTGATGAAGAATGA
- a CDS encoding ImmA/IrrE family metallo-endopeptidase, producing MIYEQMKEACAYLSEKAEEYHIDVKWKHFSPTTPPGSSYEYRRVVMNVDWHRPEEFVFQFAHELAHVIHGDSGDIVFYHASFTGKESVEYKANVGAVKLLVPFYCQEVDRECVNSANFMEAFHVPNYLSSVVEHEITDYYIK from the coding sequence ATGATTTATGAACAAATGAAAGAAGCTTGTGCTTATCTGTCAGAAAAAGCAGAAGAATATCACATTGATGTTAAATGGAAGCACTTTTCACCTACTACTCCGCCTGGCAGTAGCTATGAATACCGTCGAGTAGTCATGAATGTTGACTGGCATCGACCCGAAGAATTCGTTTTTCAATTTGCTCATGAACTAGCTCACGTTATACACGGCGACTCTGGTGATATTGTTTTCTATCACGCTAGTTTTACTGGAAAAGAATCAGTTGAATACAAGGCTAATGTCGGAGCTGTTAAATTATTGGTTCCATTCTATTGTCAAGAAGTCGATAGAGAATGTGTTAACAGTGCAAACTTTATGGAAGCTTTCCACGTACCTAACTATCTTTCAAGCGTAGTTGAGCACGAAATTACAGATTATTACATCAAATAA
- a CDS encoding ATP-dependent nuclease — MKKENIDNSMIDDKTKNLINYFLTNNFLDYANDKNPNRAYISQLYFPFYKNFKPSSTIDFSFPITVLVGKNGSGKSSILHALYGCPYGPTIEHFWFSTSVDPIEDGDGEHSHRYVYTYRQKGKDAKVLYYRASRPGTQTKKENMDYWETGKPHAEYGMDETKRFPPMRAKVTYIDFREQLSAYDKFFYFGNTNGLKKKSKQDFIRLKSEYLDNVLNSDKIYKSRSKKKNHNSSPISLTKPELRFISIILGVEYTSGKLVHHNFFRNEGDSILLTKAGFTYTEAHAGSGEFAVANLVHQIFNLKKNENNLILLDEPETSLYPGAQKRLLYFLLEMTKKLHCQIIIATHSQNFISELPNFAIKAIHFDSTEGISYITNGCSPSRVFEELDLPIPKCNVYTEDRAAALLVQAVANNENISKYFSISYEGDGATSLLKTYILSDSSGNGNNNYYILDGDMKIDKIDVENLPKVKLEDKNFINDLCNNICEKISFPSSKGKDNDSKEDIIKYKAQLKYLRYFYNHVHYLPKSTTPEQIIKDSQFLKSLIPQGCDINVSENRPIKDVYYDIVKARLLVDKPNSEQYYAVIQELIANWIRNYSESPEYYSIKDTLLEIKEFYDKSTGK; from the coding sequence ATGAAAAAAGAAAATATAGATAATTCAATGATCGATGATAAAACAAAGAATTTAATAAACTACTTTCTAACAAATAATTTTCTTGACTATGCCAATGATAAAAACCCTAACCGAGCCTACATAAGCCAATTGTACTTCCCATTTTATAAAAACTTTAAACCATCTAGTACTATAGATTTTTCTTTCCCAATAACTGTTCTAGTTGGAAAAAATGGTAGCGGTAAAAGTTCTATTTTACATGCCCTCTATGGATGTCCTTATGGTCCAACAATTGAACATTTTTGGTTTTCCACAAGTGTTGATCCTATTGAAGATGGAGACGGAGAACATAGCCATCGTTATGTTTATACGTATAGACAAAAAGGAAAAGATGCAAAGGTATTATATTACCGAGCATCTCGTCCTGGAACGCAAACTAAGAAGGAAAATATGGATTATTGGGAAACTGGCAAACCTCATGCAGAATATGGTATGGACGAAACAAAAAGGTTTCCACCAATGAGGGCAAAAGTTACATATATTGATTTTAGAGAACAATTAAGTGCTTATGACAAATTCTTTTACTTTGGTAATACTAATGGTCTCAAAAAGAAGTCAAAGCAAGACTTCATCCGCTTAAAATCTGAATATTTAGATAATGTTCTAAATTCAGATAAGATATATAAAAGTCGAAGTAAAAAGAAAAATCACAATTCATCTCCTATTTCATTGACTAAACCTGAATTACGCTTTATTTCAATAATTCTTGGTGTTGAATATACTAGCGGGAAACTAGTTCACCATAATTTTTTTAGAAACGAAGGAGATTCAATTCTTTTAACTAAAGCAGGATTTACTTATACTGAAGCGCATGCTGGTAGTGGAGAATTTGCTGTAGCTAATTTAGTCCATCAGATTTTTAATCTAAAAAAGAATGAAAATAATTTAATACTATTGGATGAACCCGAAACATCATTATATCCAGGTGCACAAAAAAGGTTATTATATTTTCTATTAGAAATGACAAAAAAACTCCACTGTCAAATTATAATTGCCACACACTCACAAAATTTTATTTCAGAATTACCTAATTTTGCAATCAAAGCTATTCATTTTGACAGTACTGAAGGTATTTCATATATTACTAATGGTTGCTCTCCTTCTCGTGTATTTGAAGAACTAGACTTACCTATACCAAAATGTAATGTCTATACAGAAGATAGAGCAGCCGCACTTTTAGTTCAAGCTGTCGCGAATAACGAGAATATATCAAAATATTTTTCCATATCATATGAAGGAGATGGAGCAACTTCATTATTAAAAACTTATATTCTTTCTGATAGTTCTGGAAATGGTAATAATAACTACTATATTTTAGATGGTGACATGAAAATTGATAAAATTGACGTAGAGAATTTACCAAAAGTTAAATTAGAAGACAAGAACTTTATTAATGATTTATGTAATAATATTTGTGAAAAAATTAGTTTTCCTTCGTCTAAAGGAAAAGACAATGATTCTAAAGAAGATATTATAAAATATAAAGCACAATTGAAGTATTTACGTTATTTCTATAATCATGTACACTACCTTCCAAAGTCAACAACACCAGAACAAATTATTAAAGACAGCCAGTTTCTTAAGAGTCTTATTCCTCAAGGATGCGATATAAATGTATCTGAAAATAGACCTATTAAGGATGTATATTATGATATAGTAAAAGCTAGATTACTTGTTGATAAACCAAATTCTGAACAATATTATGCAGTAATTCAAGAATTAATAGCTAATTGGATTCGAAATTATTCAGAATCTCCTGAATACTACAGTATTAAGGATACTTTGTTAGAAATAAAAGAATTTTATGACAAGAGTACAGGGAAGTGA
- a CDS encoding DNA cytosine methyltransferase has translation MEKKLQAIDLFSGCGGLSVGLESAGIKVSYAVELDPKIANSYEENHKNTTMINKNIREISDDEFKKIGKNINIVAGCPPCQGFTKINRNNIRSKFNDDRNTLILDYFRAIKDILPDFILMENVPEIVKFDKFHYVVNELEKIGYSISYQIINVNDFGVPQNRRRLILVGSRIRKVNLPTFQAQKKMTVKDAIGNLDKKINSKDPLQSIYSHHTERILKIIKMIPKDGGSRTDLPKKYWLACHKKANVGFRDVYGRMSWNKPSPTITGGCLSPSKGRFLHPTQNRSISIREALLLQGFPKDYKLNPEYSKTLLAQMVGNAIPPQVAKAQGEYIKSILRE, from the coding sequence ATGGAGAAAAAGTTACAAGCAATAGACCTTTTTTCAGGATGTGGCGGATTAAGTGTAGGGTTAGAATCGGCTGGAATAAAAGTATCTTATGCTGTTGAACTTGATCCAAAAATCGCTAATTCCTACGAAGAAAATCATAAAAATACGACTATGATTAATAAAAACATCCGAGAAATTTCAGATGATGAATTTAAAAAGATAGGCAAAAACATCAATATAGTTGCTGGATGTCCACCATGCCAAGGTTTTACTAAAATCAATCGAAACAACATAAGGTCAAAATTCAATGATGACAGAAACACTCTCATACTGGACTACTTTAGAGCTATTAAAGATATTCTGCCTGATTTTATCTTAATGGAAAATGTTCCAGAAATAGTAAAGTTCGATAAATTTCATTATGTTGTTAACGAATTAGAAAAAATTGGCTATAGTATTAGCTATCAAATTATCAATGTCAATGACTTTGGAGTTCCTCAAAATAGACGCCGGCTAATTTTAGTTGGTTCAAGAATACGAAAAGTAAATTTACCTACTTTCCAAGCACAAAAGAAAATGACTGTCAAAGACGCTATTGGCAATTTAGATAAAAAAATCAATTCTAAAGACCCACTGCAAAGTATCTATTCACATCATACAGAAAGAATACTGAAAATAATAAAAATGATTCCTAAAGATGGTGGCAGTAGAACTGATCTACCAAAAAAATATTGGCTTGCCTGCCATAAAAAAGCAAACGTTGGTTTTAGGGACGTATATGGACGGATGAGTTGGAATAAGCCCTCTCCTACTATTACAGGTGGATGTCTTTCACCTTCCAAAGGACGGTTTCTGCATCCTACCCAAAATAGAAGTATTAGTATACGCGAAGCTCTACTATTACAAGGATTTCCTAAAGACTACAAGCTTAATCCAGAATACTCCAAAACTCTTCTGGCACAAATGGTTGGTAATGCAATACCACCACAAGTTGCTAAAGCTCAGGGAGAATATATTAAATCTATTCTACGTGAATAG
- a CDS encoding tyrosine-type recombinase/integrase gives MWVEKRADDNYKFIERYKDPLTGNLRKVSIFFEKNTNSTRKKAQMALEKEIHQRLAKIQDGTIKEGITLGQVIKEWEPIYKQQVRSTTWQSYLVAKKHIEKYIGNDVQVSKITPKYLIHIYEDMLYKHGYNNPTVKSVEFKMNNILRFAFRRDYIANQPPKLLPVEWKKNKANDVGKKFLDQDELPYVLSEIEKLNPLYEQIFDWQYLTGMRIGEVLALRVKDIKKKSGIYYASVSGTLDYSANKVSEYVRQPMPKNDSSFRDVKLSSDALEIYKHRKKGKHKDDFLFQDNHQWFTFTRLNASLRKVKHDLKLDKQLTTHTFRHTHVSKLAELGMPLYIIQDRVGHKDAETTREVYLHVTQNARKKYDDLLDKL, from the coding sequence ATGTGGGTGGAAAAACGTGCCGATGATAACTACAAATTTATCGAAAGGTATAAGGATCCATTAACTGGTAACCTTAGGAAAGTATCTATCTTTTTTGAAAAGAATACAAATTCTACACGTAAAAAAGCGCAAATGGCATTAGAGAAAGAGATTCATCAAAGACTAGCCAAAATTCAAGATGGAACTATCAAAGAAGGAATTACGCTAGGACAGGTTATCAAAGAATGGGAGCCAATATATAAACAACAAGTCAGGAGTACGACTTGGCAATCATATTTAGTGGCAAAAAAGCATATCGAAAAATACATTGGCAATGATGTTCAAGTAAGTAAGATTACACCTAAATATCTTATTCATATTTATGAAGATATGCTTTACAAACATGGGTATAATAATCCAACTGTAAAAAGCGTTGAGTTTAAAATGAATAATATTTTACGATTTGCTTTCCGTCGTGATTATATTGCGAATCAACCACCAAAGTTACTACCGGTAGAATGGAAAAAGAATAAAGCAAACGATGTCGGAAAAAAATTTCTTGATCAAGATGAGTTACCATACGTTTTAAGCGAAATTGAAAAACTTAATCCTTTATATGAACAGATCTTTGATTGGCAATATTTAACCGGTATGCGTATCGGAGAAGTGCTTGCGTTAAGAGTCAAAGATATTAAGAAGAAAAGTGGAATCTACTATGCAAGTGTTTCAGGAACGTTAGACTATTCTGCAAACAAAGTTAGCGAATACGTACGCCAACCAATGCCTAAAAATGATTCTAGTTTCCGAGATGTTAAACTTTCTTCTGATGCCCTTGAAATTTATAAGCATAGAAAAAAAGGTAAACATAAAGACGATTTCCTTTTTCAAGATAATCATCAATGGTTTACCTTTACTAGATTAAATGCTAGTTTACGAAAAGTTAAACATGATTTGAAACTAGATAAGCAACTTACTACTCATACATTTAGGCATACTCACGTTTCAAAATTAGCTGAACTGGGAATGCCATTATATATCATACAAGATCGAGTAGGTCATAAGGACGCCGAAACGACTAGAGAAGTATATCTCCACGTTACTCAAAATGCTCGAAAAAAATACGATGATTTACTAGACAAATTATAA
- a CDS encoding THUMP domain-containing class I SAM-dependent RNA methyltransferase — protein MQTYQLIATAAAGIEALVGKELRDLGYEVKVENGRVRFQGTMKDVIRTNLWLRTADRVKIVVGEFDARSFEELFDRTENIAWEDLLPIDANFPVEGKSHNSQLHNVPSVQAITKKAIVQRLSNAYHRRTRLAETGATYPLEVAINKDHVLLTLDTSGEGLFKRGYRKNKGGAPLKENMAAALVMLAYWFPDNPFVDPVCGSGTIPIEAALYGHNIAPGINRSFISEQWVNLVPDGLSDEVRDEADSLANYDIELDIHGYDIDQNMIDIAQENSRAAGLTHDITFKQLAVKDWQTSEVNGVIVANPPYGERLSDKESVHELYRQMGELYRPLTTWSKYILTADMEFENYYGAPATKRRKLYNGALRTDLYQYWGKKDRSKIKSLK, from the coding sequence GTGCAAACATATCAGTTAATTGCTACTGCTGCTGCAGGTATTGAAGCATTAGTAGGAAAAGAACTAAGAGATCTTGGCTATGAAGTCAAAGTAGAAAATGGTCGGGTGCGTTTTCAAGGGACAATGAAGGATGTCATTCGGACTAATCTCTGGCTACGGACCGCAGACCGAGTAAAAATTGTTGTTGGTGAATTCGATGCTCGGTCTTTTGAAGAATTGTTTGATCGTACTGAAAACATTGCATGGGAAGATTTGTTACCAATTGACGCGAATTTCCCAGTGGAAGGAAAAAGTCATAACTCACAATTGCATAATGTGCCAAGTGTTCAAGCAATCACTAAAAAGGCGATTGTTCAACGCCTCAGTAATGCATACCACCGTCGGACTCGCTTAGCCGAAACTGGTGCCACTTACCCGTTAGAAGTAGCGATTAATAAAGACCATGTTCTTCTTACGTTAGATACTAGTGGAGAAGGGCTTTTTAAGCGTGGATATCGTAAAAATAAAGGTGGAGCACCGTTGAAGGAAAATATGGCAGCCGCCTTGGTGATGCTGGCTTACTGGTTCCCAGATAATCCATTTGTCGATCCTGTATGTGGTTCGGGAACGATTCCAATCGAAGCCGCATTATACGGTCATAATATTGCGCCGGGCATCAACCGTTCATTTATTAGTGAACAATGGGTTAACTTAGTTCCAGATGGTTTATCTGATGAAGTTCGGGATGAAGCCGATTCCTTAGCAAATTATGATATCGAATTAGATATCCACGGATATGATATTGATCAGAATATGATTGATATTGCTCAAGAAAATTCTCGTGCGGCAGGATTAACTCACGATATTACGTTTAAGCAATTAGCCGTAAAAGACTGGCAAACAAGCGAAGTTAATGGAGTTATCGTTGCTAATCCGCCATATGGTGAACGGTTAAGTGATAAGGAATCAGTTCATGAACTTTACCGGCAGATGGGTGAGTTATATCGTCCATTAACCACATGGAGTAAATATATTTTGACGGCTGATATGGAATTTGAAAATTATTATGGCGCACCCGCTACCAAGCGTCGTAAACTTTATAATGGTGCTTTACGAACAGATCTCTACCAATATTGGGGCAAAAAAGATCGCTCCAAGATCAAATCCCTTAAATAG
- a CDS encoding class Ib ribonucleoside-diphosphate reductase assembly flavoprotein NrdI, whose protein sequence is MDNKRIKIVYMSFSGNVRSFTHRLQEYATQQHHLNNENPLVDLLEISEETLPTESDSKFFVLLPTYMIGGSRFTPTLTEILTTPMHDYLESYNNVKCCAGIIGSGNLTLGKMYVITAKTYAKEYGLPLLDAFESRGTTWDIERVYKILTDKVNENSLM, encoded by the coding sequence ATGGATAATAAGAGAATAAAAATTGTATATATGTCGTTTTCTGGGAATGTACGGTCATTTACTCATCGGCTTCAAGAATACGCAACGCAACAACATCATTTGAATAATGAAAATCCTTTAGTCGATTTATTGGAGATTTCAGAGGAGACACTTCCGACTGAAAGCGATAGTAAATTTTTTGTTTTACTACCAACATATATGATTGGTGGAAGTAGATTTACGCCGACATTAACAGAGATTTTAACAACACCAATGCACGATTATTTGGAAAGCTATAACAATGTTAAATGTTGTGCGGGAATAATTGGCAGTGGGAACTTAACCTTAGGGAAGATGTATGTAATAACTGCCAAGACATACGCCAAAGAATATGGTTTGCCTTTATTGGACGCATTTGAATCTCGTGGCACCACCTGGGACATAGAACGCGTTTATAAAATATTAACTGATAAAGTAAATGAGAATTCATTAATGTAG
- the gpsB gene encoding cell division regulator GpsB yields the protein MDNIKFTPQDILHKQFKERNIGKGYDEADVDAFLDDVIKDYDTYNKELERLNDENERLRAKVDELNRQVEVGSSMSSQTTSRQPVSSATNMDILKRLSNLERRVFGSQLDGNDNNDSHLL from the coding sequence TTGGATAACATAAAATTTACTCCACAAGATATTTTGCACAAGCAATTTAAGGAGAGAAATATTGGCAAAGGCTACGATGAAGCGGATGTTGATGCTTTCTTAGATGATGTTATTAAAGACTACGACACCTATAACAAAGAACTTGAACGTTTAAATGATGAAAACGAACGTTTGAGAGCAAAGGTTGATGAATTAAATCGTCAAGTAGAAGTTGGTTCATCTATGAGTAGCCAAACTACTTCCCGACAACCTGTATCGAGCGCTACAAATATGGATATTTTAAAGCGTCTATCTAATCTAGAACGTCGTGTATTTGGTTCACAGTTAGATGGTAATGATAATAATGACTCACATTTGCTTTAG